The Agrococcus sp. SGAir0287 DNA window CGCCGCGCTCGTCGCGGCGGGATTCCTCGCCGCGCCCGCGCTCACTGCCTGGACGGAGCGCGGCTCGCAGGCGGAGCTGGAGCGCATCGTCGAGGAGTACGCCGCGGCCGTCTCCGAGGGCGACCTGGAGGCCGTGCTCGCCTTCCATCGCCCGGAGGACGGCACCACGTCGACGGCGCTGCTCGACGCAGGCGTGATGCCGACCGCGCCGGCGAACGTCACGTGCGACGTGCCCGAGCCGAGACCCGGGCGCGACGTCGCGATCGCCCGCTGCACCCTCGGCGTCGCCGGCTACGGCGGCATGGCGCCCGGCGCGCAGCTGCGACTCGAGCGCATCGACGGCGCATGGCAGGTGACGGCTGGGCTCGAGCAGCCGGCCTGGATCGCCGAGTCGATGTTCGAGGTCGTCGCCATCTCGGGGGTGCCCATGGCCGACGTGCTCGACCGCCGAGTCCTCCAGTACTGGGCGCTGCCGGGTGGCTACGAGGTCGAGACCCGCACCTCCGAGCTCATCGAGCTCGCCGATCTCGGCGGGCTCGTCGTCGCCGACGGCGGCGGCGGGCTCAGCGTGTACGCCGAGCCGGGCGACGTCATCGTCGCCGCCGCCGAGGCCGCCGCGCTCGAGTTCGCCCAAGCCTGCGTCGTCGACGCCGCAGCGGCCGCGGCGTGCGGCATCGTCGTGCCGCCCGACGGCCGGACGCTGTCGACCACGCTCTCCCAGCAGAGCTGGGGCCAGGATGCGACCACGATCGGCATGGGCGTCCGGGTGTCGGGCACCGGGGCCCCGGCGGCGCCTGTCGTCGAGGTGCTCGTGCGCTTCGCCGACGACTGGGAGACGTACGAGCTCGAGGTCACGGGCGTGACGGAGACGTACGGGTGAGCGAGCGGATGCCCGACTTCGCGATGCCGAGCGACGAGGAGGTCGCGCGGCAGCGAGCGGAGGCGGAGGACGCGGCGCGCGAGGCGGCGATGCGCGCGGAGCTCGGGCTCGCAGGCGACGCTGACGCGCAGCCGTCGGCGGTGCGACGCGACGAGCCGGACGCGACGCGACGCGACGAGGCGGATGCGGCCGAGCGCCCCGTGACGCGGCGTCGGCGCGCGCTCGCCCTGGCACGCAATCCCCTCGTCGCCTTCGTCGTGGGGGCCGGGCTCGTCGCCGCGGCCTTCGTCGCCGTGCCGGCGATCCAGCGCCAGTCCGAGGCAGGGTCGCTCGCCGAGCTGCAGCGGGTCGCGGACGCCTACGTGCAGGCGCTCGAGACCGGAGATCTCGAGACGGCGACGCGCATGGCGCCGCCGGACGACGAGTACGGAGACGTCTCGCTGCTCGACGTCGCACCCGTCGAGGGGGCCTCGTACGAGTGCCGCGAGCCCTCGGTCGACGACGACGTCGCGACGGTGTCGTGCGCCGTGACCGTGCCAGGGCTCGGCGCATCCAGCGCGCCGCTGCGGATGCGACTCGTGCGCGGCGACGCCGGCTGGGGCATCGAGACCGGGCTCGCCGTCGCGTCGCCGCTGTTCGTGGCGCTCGCCGAGGTCGACGGCATCGCCGGCGAGCCGCTCCCCGACGGCCTCGCGATCGGCGAGGACCCGCTGTGGCTCTACCCGGGGAGCTACGAGCTCGACGTCACGACGTCGCCGCGGCTCGACGTCGTCGACCGCACGCTCGCCGTGCTCGGCGACGGCTTCTTCTGGTTCGGCGGCGCGCAGCCGGGCGCCGAGATGCGCGACGAGCTGCAGGCCGCCGCGGTCGACTACGTGGCCGCCTGCGCCGAGACCGCGGCCGTCGGCTGTCCCGCCGTGGAGCCGCTCGCGCCCGGCGAGCGGCTCGAGGCCGTCTCCGACGGCTACTCGTCGTCGATCGGCGAGCGGGACCTCGTCATGGGCGTGCTCGTGCGGAGGATCGGCGGCGCGCCGGATCAGTGGACGATCGAGGTGCGCGCGGTGTTCGCCGACGACCTGCAGTCGTACGTCGTCGTGCCGTCCATCCCCGCGTTCTGACGTGCTCGCAGCCAGGAGGACGGCGAGCCGCGTCGGCCCTCCGGCGTAGGCTGGGGAGGTGACCGTCTCCGAGCTGTTCGACCCGAGCGCGTGGGTGGTCTCGCCCGAGTCCGAGGGGTTCGCCGACGTCACGTCGCACCGCTCGCATGACGGCCGCATCGCCCGCATCGCCTTCGACCGACCCGAGGTGCGCAACGCCTTCCGGCCGTCGACCGTCGACGAGCTGTACCGGGCCCTCGAGGCCGCGCGCGTCGACTCGCGCGTCGGCGTCGTGCTGCTCACCGGCAACGGTCCGAGCCCGAAGGACGGCGGGTGGGCCTTCTGCTCGGGCGGCGACCAGCGCATCCGCGGCCGCGACGGCTACCGGTACGCCGAGGGGGAGTCCGCCGAGACGATCGACCCGGCGCGCGCGGGCCGCCTCCACATCCTCGAGGTGCAGCGCCTCATCCGCTTCATGCCGAAGGTCGTCATCGCCGTCGTGCCCGGCTGGGCCGCGGGCGGCGGGCACTCGCTGCACGTCGTGTGCGACCTCACGATCGCGAGCGCCGAGCACGCGCGCTTCAAGCAGACGGATGCGGACGTCGGCTCGTTCGACGCGGGCTACGGGTCCGCCTACATGGCGCGCCAGACGGGGCAGAAGTTCGCCCGCGAGGTCTTCTTCCTGGCCCGCGAGTACTCCGCCGAGCGCGCGCTCGCCGCCGGCGCGATCAACGCCGCCGTGCCGCACGCCGAGCTCGAGACGACCGCCATCGAGTGGGCGCGCGAGATCCTCGGCAAGAGCCCGACCGCGATCCGCATGCTGAAGTACGCCTTCAACGCCGTCGACGACGGGCTCGTCGGCCAGCAGCTCTTCGCCGGCGAGGCGACGCGCCTCGCGTACGGCACCGACGAGGCCGTCGAGGGCCGCGACGCCTTCCTCGAGAAGCGCGACCCCGACTGGTCGCCGTTCCCGTGGGCGTTCTGATGGGGCGGCGCTGATGCCCGAGATCGTCGCCACGAGCGGCTCCTCTGGCGTGCCGAAGCAGGTCGTGCTCTCCGACGACGCGATCGCGGCCTCGACGGATGCGGCCAACGAGGCGCTCGGCGGCCCCGGCCAGT harbors:
- a CDS encoding 1,4-dihydroxy-2-naphthoyl-CoA synthase, with protein sequence MTVSELFDPSAWVVSPESEGFADVTSHRSHDGRIARIAFDRPEVRNAFRPSTVDELYRALEAARVDSRVGVVLLTGNGPSPKDGGWAFCSGGDQRIRGRDGYRYAEGESAETIDPARAGRLHILEVQRLIRFMPKVVIAVVPGWAAGGGHSLHVVCDLTIASAEHARFKQTDADVGSFDAGYGSAYMARQTGQKFAREVFFLAREYSAERALAAGAINAAVPHAELETTAIEWAREILGKSPTAIRMLKYAFNAVDDGLVGQQLFAGEATRLAYGTDEAVEGRDAFLEKRDPDWSPFPWAF